The Maylandia zebra isolate NMK-2024a linkage group LG14, Mzebra_GT3a, whole genome shotgun sequence genome includes the window gtcaaaataaaagtattccCGGAAATTCAGAGAATAGGCGCTTGTTTTGTTGTGGaaaaacaccaaagtaattgcctACGGAGCTTGCTttttcgacatctttaagagttctgaacaaatgtctgtcctcctccagaacatCTTATGTTCGCAAACGCGCAttccaacttcttatctggttctgcaaatgcgcacctgcggaccattTATGTGCAGCGCTGTTTATAGTTTCCTGTGCATTTCAAACATTGtcctttctgatttttttttttttttttttaatatttatagtAGCATGGCTGCTATGAGGCCAGCTAGGATCCCTGTGGACCTACAAATGATCCAGGACAGATGGGATGAAGAGCCCATCAGAGGCACTGACTCAGAATCTGACATCTCAGATGTAGAGGACCCAGACTACTGTCCCCCCCACTTAACAAGGCCAGTCAGATACAGGAGCCCTCTGATGAGTCCTCTGAAGAGCAAATGGATATTGAGTCTAACAGAATGAGCCCCTCTTACTGCTCTAGCCACAATATTCTGAATTAGTCGGCCAGGGCTTGCAGTTGGGTTTAGTACTGTCTCCCCAATAGATGCGTGGAAGATGTTCATGTCTGATAATATAATAGAAGAGGTGCTGTCATACACAAACATGGAGGCACGAAGAGTAGCCACAGACAGGGGAAAAGAGTGgaaaaatataatcaaacataaGCTCCGGCCTTCATTTGATTGACCATTTTTGCAGGAAGTGAGAAGAACTGGGATGTACCAGTCGGTGTGCTTTTTGGGAGTCCTCTGCATAACCCATTGTACAAGGCCACTATATCAATTCAAAgatttaaagatatttgacgttTCTTGCACTTTGATGACAAGAGGACCAGAGCCTACcgactgaaaacaaaccatATGGCAGCTTTCAGCTACATATGGGGCCTGTTCCTGGTCAACTGCAGGCAGAAATTTATTCTCAGTGATTGTGTTACAGTGGCTGAACAACTCGTGCCTTTCAGACGGAAGGCCCAGCTTCTGCAGTATATGCCGAGCAAGCATACACAAGTGATACAAAAACTGCCATTTCTTAAAatttatgaaaaaataaataaaaatgtaaagggCCTCAtgtcacaaacatgttttatgaggaatacctcaaatatgaaaatattacaactcttcgttttaaagattttgaagaaTAACAACCGAGTTTATAGCAAAATGCATTGTTTCtatttggggtcatttttgaccccactCGTGGAAGAGTGTAGGTACTGGTAAGTTGTGCATCCAAGGGTTAAGTTAAAAACGTGCAGgcctccattaaaaaaaaaaaaaaaagttaggcgGGGACTACGGATTGATTTTTCATGGAATGACCTAGAACTAATCCAGCTTTGTTTTGCAGAATTCATCCCATCTCATTTAAATATATGTGGTTGTGTTGagtaatattaaatatacattttcaaaaaaataaataattaaataagttGCTACTCACCACCAACTGAAGCACTGCGTCGCTGACACTGGTGCCATTTGAAAGAGCCTATAAATACGTTCAGATAATAAATTCTACATTTAATATAACTATTGTCGAAAACAAAACCACCCTTTCCCTCCTTAACTTTAACACATTTTGCTACAATCACAGTTTTTAGAAGACAAAAACGTAAATAACCGCTAATGTCAAATTAAGCTACCGTCGAACAACGTTCGCAGTTCTGATTACAGCGGATGCAAAAATATGCAAACAAACGTACGATAGCGAACAACTCCACCTAAACAAAGACACCATTAAGTAGACGGCGCCAATTTACATTGAGCTTCTACAGCTTGCAGTATTAAACGGCGTAATATTTATGCTGTAAAAATATACCATACCTCTATTGTTCCCTCCGAGAGTTTCGTCATGGCTGACAAAGGGTGATTTTAGCTaccacaacaaaagaaaaatatctgaaaGTTTTAACAAGACAGAACCTCAGTACTACTAGCACTGACAGTAAGCAACAAAATTATGACCGTGGCGCCAACAGCTTGTAACAACGCGCCAAGGCGCGTATGCGCAGCCACGACTTCCGTTTCCGTTTACAGATCTGCGTTCAGTTTAGCCTTTCTAAACATCGTGCATCTGCGTGTCTTGGTTATACTGAAAACTGATCAGAGATCAGCTTCGCTAAAGTCACCGCCAACAATGACGTGACGTCAGGCGGGTTTCATGGTGCCTTCCCATTTATAGGAAACTGGGATTCTTCAGACTTTACCGTAACATTTTTTGTAAGATACAAAGAAATCCCTTAAGGAACATAGATTTGAtatgttaatatttttatttgccaaataaaataaaaaaaataaaaaaaaacgaacTGTAATGTTAACTGAAcatctgcttcttttctttgcatttaGGAAGATCGTGTCCGTTAAGTCTTTTTCATAACAATCACAAAAAGGAAAATGGTGAGGTAGAAGATACCACTTCATTACCTGAAAAGAAGAGGCAAAGACAATTATCCACAGCAAGCAATTGCTGAGACAATATATGTAAGAATACTCCCTACCACTGTTTGCGTCATTACATTTTCCCATTTTTAGAAATGCAACAACTTACAACAAcccttttcttttaaagataTGTCATTTTGAAAACAGAATGAAGGTTTTCACCACAACTTCACCTACTTCTAAGCTGCATGGTGAAAAACAAGGATCTGGAAAAAGTCAGCGTTTCGGTCTGTAGCCAGGGTCATCCACAGGCCGAAACGCGCTGGTCAAGTAATAAAGTTGTAGTCTTAGTGTTGCTGAAGCTTCGACCTGTTTTCACGATGTGTCACAATGAAACTCATAAGCATGACGTGTGATTCAAATCAGTTCAGTTTATTGAGTCATTACATCAAACCATCCAATACACATACTGATTCATACTGACACTAACCAATTTACTTTGTGTTGAGATCAAAATGTATGTGCCATCAAATTGAAATAGGCTCAGTATAAGCAACAATGACCatactttttttgtttaattattatttttgacaAGGACATCTCATCTAATAGCAACTATATTATTTTAAAGGAATACTCAAGTTTTGGGCTCCCCATTTTGTTCACAGAATCAGTTTTCACAAATATTTTGATTGAGTTAACTAATAGTCTTTCCTGTACTGGTCTGAGTTTCTCTGGAAGAGCTGTAAAGGGTTTTAGTCCTTACTTAGGTGGGCCTCCAAATTGGGCCCCATCATTCTTGTCAATGGGAAATCCCACTTTATCCTTGCTTCCAAATTCCCCTTTCTGTAGGACAGGAGCTCCGGGATTGGGGTTGTTGATTACACCCATAAAAATCGGTATTTTAGTTACATCATGCATAAGTGCAAAGAAGAAGGGTTGGCTGAGATGGAAAACTGGATTGGATGCCCTTGAAATAACCACAGTAGTAGCTGCAGCTGCCTCTGCACCATCCTCATTTATCTCCATGCTGGACTTATGCATTACACTGGACACCAGCAGAGGGCCATCTGAAATCTCAGCCAAGTTGGGAGAAGAAAATATCTCACCAAGGCCTAACAAAGAGCACAGAGTATAAGGTCAGTTCATGGGTTAAATGTCGCTACCTTTATCTCACACAAAGTCCAGTAGTTTCATCAAGCAATAATGTAATGTATAAGTCATGAATTATAAATGTAACACTAAGTTCACAGAAAACAGGTCTTACCCAATTTGATAAAGACATCTTTTAACTCTTGTCCATACTCTAGTTTGAATTTGGGGACTTTTACTTGAACTGCCCTCTCTTTGGGCAGTCGATTATAAAGGTTAGAGACATCGATCTTTGCAGCAAGTGAAGAGATATTTGTCTGCAAAGACATAGGCACGACCACCAACAAACTCATAGACTTCAGGAATGGGAAGCTTGCTACctgcacaaagaaaaagaatggCGCTTTAGTAAAATGGAGGGTATCCAAGGAATTTAATTTTCTCTTCAAACATTTGaggtttgaaaatatttttgttttacctGAGCCTCCAGTTCATGATCAATGAAGAAACTCAAGGGATGTTTGGCATCTTCCATTACCTCTACATCAACCATGTGCTGTTCATCGAGATAGAACACACCTCTGGAGGTAAAGCGGGGGTCAAATCGAGCTTTCCACTCTCCTGTGGGAGCAAAGGAGGGAGGATCTCGGTTTGAGATAGCAGCAAAATGTAAAACACTTCGGAACAGTCGATTTCATTCGGGATTAGAGAGGAAACAGTATCTTATAAAATGGGCAGAATTTTACAAATACAGTGGCATTTAAAAATCTCACTCACCTTTGAAATGGACAGCATTAATGAGCACGAGAAGCAGATTGGGAGGTAAAGCAGAAAGGAAGTCATCTATCTTTCCTTGAGTTGCGTTCTCTACCCATGTGTTTATTTGCTCCAGATTCTCCAAGATTGCTGGTTCCGAGCGATAAAAGCGATGAGACTCATTGACAAATACTTCCTTTGGCTTAAACcctaaaaacataaacatccCGACTTTATTTCTCCTAAATACTCTCAGATCATCTTTAAGGTGTAACGagaaaaattgttttaaaatttaaagacaCAATCTTCTCTGTCATAACCTTCACGCAGAAAGATACGTGTGGCAATGTGTAGATCACTGTTTTTTAGCTGCATCAAGATACTATGCAGAGACTGGTGGTAGCAGGGGAGAGTGTTTTCATGAAGATGATGCATCAGCAGTTCCCTCGTCTCATTTACAGCACctgtaaaaagagaaaaaaaagaggggtaCAATTACTGGATGAGAAATATGGTGTTCTCTAGACAACAATAAACTAGGGTAAGTTGCTGACACAATTCATCAGATGTGGTAACACCatataaaaataacaacttGCTTAGATAAAATATGATGCAGTAAAAGCACATTAACAAGACATGCATACCTAAAGCCAGCTGGGAAAGGCCTAGAGATATGCTTAAAGGAGATATGATAATATTTGGCTGCTCTGGCGTCATCTCCAGGttctgcagcagctgcacacCCATTTTCTGAATGGCAGCAGCAACAATTTCCTTGGAATGTGGGCTTCTGCCAAGAGACAGACAACCCCCATCATCTTCTTCTGTCGACGAGGCTCCAGTGGGCCCACTACTTGTTGTAGGTGGTTGATAGGATGTTGTAATTATAGAGGCTTCTGTAGTACCAGCAGATTCTGGCTGTGCTGTACTGCTGTGTCCTGTTTCCTATAGACACACATCAGAATTCCAAAGCTTATTATTTTCCAAGTTGTTAATTTAGGAGTCCAGAACCATGACCacggaaaaacaaaaagaaagaaaaaaaaacagcaaaagcgTTTTGACTCTAACCTCCTCTGGTTTTGTAAGAGGCACCAGCGAGACTGGTTGATTTTCTTCCACCTCAGCATTCTGTTGAGCACAAAGATAATATAGATTAACAATCGGCACAGGACGTAATCATCCAGTATAATCTTAACAGTGATTTTTTGAGATCTTTAAGAGGTTTACAGTGGCTCCTTGGCTACAGAGATAGATCAACAGGAGTGTCAGGCAGAGGTCCATTTCCTCACAATGCAACTGTGAAAGAGAAAATTAGGTTAACGGCAAAATTCTATATCCTGCTTAGATTTTATGGATCGACACAATTACCTTTCATGCTCACTGCAATTTAGCATGCTATGCGATAAAAATGAGTATGCCTCTGAAAGCACCATATTCATTCTTCCAGCTAATAGTTACAAGctattgaaaaaagaaagacattaaGACACAACATTCCTCACCTTTATTTAGAATTACTTTGATGGATTGTCTGAAAGAATTGAGCACTTTCACTCTACTTAGTTGCGCTCACTTTCAAAGGAAATCCCCAGAAATGTGCCTAAAACACATGTGGATTTCAACCATAAATTGTGTACTTTCAAGTATTATTCAAGTTGCCAAAGCACATTATAATAGAGCAGATTAATCTCTAAATAATTATTTGCTTTACAAATATTTTGAAAACCATTTGTACTGTGGAATTTAAACATGGTATGGAAATCTAAGTCAAATGTCAAAAAGGCATTAACTCGGATTGCAACATTACCTCCCTTGCAGACCTTATACatgaaaaatgttaaaacagTGATATTTTGTGTAACCATTTAAGTCTTTAAAGTATTCAAATGTGCAGGAGTGTTTAAATATGTGAGTATGTCTTACCTTATatttaaattagaaaaaaaacttgCTGGCTTGTCCAAAAAAAGAGCAACTAAGTGCGGCGCATGTCAGGATTCCTGGGAGTAAGAGATTGGCATTTGCTCAGCAAACAGTTAAATATCAACTTAGATTGATTGGGGCCTCATTTAAGCCACTATTTGTTTGTAAATGTAGCTCTGGAAACTCTTGCAGGGTTAAATGTTGAAGCTAAACACGAGCAGCTATTTAGCACGTCAGTGGGGAGGTGATAATTTCATGACGCATTTAAATCCAAAGGAAACACGGCAACTTATTGCAAAGGTCTGATTAATCCATCTTTGTGTCAGTAAACAAATACAAGTTGCTTATTTCAAAGTAATACATTTGATGTCAGAGAACACACCCCCACATTTCCCAGAAGCCCTGGATTTAATCCATAATTAACTTAAGATCTCAGGCAGCAAAACCAGAGGCTTCGGTTAACAAATCACTGTTTTGTGTTGTGACCAATAATACCCTTTAGATTCtcaaagaaatatatatatataaaaaaagaaactcattTGTTGGACTTGGTCACATTTTACCACTAAGCAAAAACGATATCTTTCAGATCACATGACTGCAGTCTGCAAACACAAAGAGGACTTTGTACAATCTGAGCTTTAGTGATTCAGCCAAGATCGAAGGACATGCTAGCAGTCAATGTATGTGAATCACAGAACAACTggtacacacacagaaaaacattggAGTAATTTTTATTAATCCAGTTAATAAATACGTTTTTCACTGACTTCTTGTAAAATGTTCGGAGACAGAATATCGATTGTAACCAATTATCAATGTGCAACtacaaactttaaaacaaagttGGTCTTTTTAATGGTTGCGCTTTCACTCTGGAttttctaaaaaacaaaattaaaacaaaaacaaaaaattcaaaacatGTAGTACACTTAACAATTTTGAACTTTAGGCAAATAATTAGAAAAGTAGGCAAAGAGCAGAGCTTTCATAGTTAAATGCTACTAAACTTTGTAAACTTGAGATTGGGCTAATTTTAAGGAGCAAAATTTCAACTGTATGTTAATTTGCATCACACCATGACTACATTATACAATACATTTATTGATCTGTAGCTTCTGTTGCCATCTCAGCAGTTTAAGCAGTTAAACATAATGGTTAAAATACAAAAGCAGTTTATCTTGGCATTGACTGTTCTGATGCTAGCTTTTAAAGTCaaaaattagaagaagctgattaCAGAAGTCTCTGCAATAGTTGGCAAACCCACTTAAAGCAGCATCTGCCGGGTTCCGCTTCCAGTGTATTGTTGCTACAGGTTTTTGTGAAGTGTTAAATCAAGAATACCTAAACATTGTTTAGAAAATCCCAAAGCAACTTCAAGTAATTTATtagtggataaaaaaaaaaaacattcaatcTTTAAAATCTGAGTGAGACTCTAAATGTTACAATTCAGGCCATACTTGTGCAGTAGAATAAAGGCTGTGCATCAGTCACTAACTTTTTAATGTGACAACTTAAGTGTCTCCTCTCTGAGAAGATACACCAAGACTGTCATCACAACAGCGAGTGTACTTTTATTGTTCGTGATGTAtacacaaacactgaaatatctAATGAAAAATGGAGCAACACTAACACAAACAAAGGATGTGATCTACAAATACTGCATAGTTTAATCAGTGCATTTGGATACATATTTGTTCTATCATGAGGGAAATAAAAGGTGAGGTCAATgtatttttggttttgttatGCATCTATTTGGAAAAGTGTAAACACTACATAAGACCTTCCTGAGCTTGTCTTCCAATTCATTCCTTTGAACAGAATAAGGAACCTAGTCAAAAGAATAAGTGACCTTGTCTATATGAGAATCTCCTCGTATATACATTTATAGgtttaaaagaacaaaataataaaggaaTTCAATATCAATGTACATGATGCATGTCAATAGCCTCAATGGCAATATGCAGTAGACATGAAGCTTATACAATGCCTCTACTTGTGCTGCCTCATTCAACAAACAGTTTAAAGGATATGACAACCTGCCCTATCAGTATAATTGACCAAAAGCACAGAAGGGACAGAGGAGCTCAGACACTTGGCATCTGGCATGAATAAGACACTTTGAAGGTCAATGCAGAGAGTGTTTAGTATAGCTTGTAACTATTGATTTAAGCCAATAACCTAATGGCACCGTTCTCAGAGCCCAGCAGCAGAAGCCTCTTGGTGGGCAGGACCGCAAGGCTGGTCAGAGTACCGCGGAAGTTCTCCGTGCTCAGTTTTGTGCTACTAACGGGGCTCAGGGAGATATCAGC containing:
- the serpinf2b gene encoding serpin peptidase inhibitor, clade F (alpha-2 antiplasmin, pigment epithelium derived factor), member 2b; its protein translation is MDLCLTLLLIYLCSQGATNAEVEENQPVSLVPLTKPEEETGHSSTAQPESAGTTEASIITTSYQPPTTSSGPTGASSTEEDDGGCLSLGRSPHSKEIVAAAIQKMGVQLLQNLEMTPEQPNIIISPLSISLGLSQLALGAVNETRELLMHHLHENTLPCYHQSLHSILMQLKNSDLHIATRIFLREGFKPKEVFVNESHRFYRSEPAILENLEQINTWVENATQGKIDDFLSALPPNLLLVLINAVHFKGEWKARFDPRFTSRGVFYLDEQHMVDVEVMEDAKHPLSFFIDHELEAQVASFPFLKSMSLLVVVPMSLQTNISSLAAKIDVSNLYNRLPKERAVQVKVPKFKLEYGQELKDVFIKLGLGEIFSSPNLAEISDGPLLVSSVMHKSSMEINEDGAEAAAATTVVISRASNPVFHLSQPFFFALMHDVTKIPIFMGVINNPNPGAPVLQKGEFGSKDKVGFPIDKNDGAQFGGPPK